In Ammospiza caudacuta isolate bAmmCau1 chromosome 2, bAmmCau1.pri, whole genome shotgun sequence, a genomic segment contains:
- the PIANP gene encoding PILR alpha-associated neural protein: protein MPPLLSRIHSLQLWHLLLVVLAVPPPGTWSLRSRGPAAPRPLCTRRSPSAPRSICIWERTSQPERDSRSDSGSDSGSDSRSAVPRQRAVPARGAELRHVVRLRRQAAGARPATPSGFEDGMPSSQYPWAIVWGPTVSDEDGGDTNSANPGFPPLGYTFVSPHGMATAQPNSHSLLHNAGLNLRETPATLRPFLFGPRGEGVDPQLYVTITISIIIVLVATGIIFKFCWDRNQKRRRHSGQQSSGRQQESQQPLTDLSPTTVSILGPYGDPLTPTPEAEESRRGQEGAEKLGGHGKNAAFQLNRIPLVNL, encoded by the exons ATGCCTCCGCTCCTCTCCCGCATCCActccctgcagctgtggcatCTCCTCCTCGTCGTCTTGGCCGTCCCTCCTCCCGGCACATGGTCTCTCCGCTCTCGGGGCCCCGCAGCCCCTCGGCCTCTTTGCACCCGCCGCAGCCCCTCGGCCCCACGGTCCATTTGCATCTGGGAAAGGACCTCACAGCCGGAGCGGGATTCCCGCTCGGATTCCGGCTCGGATTCCGGCTCGGATTCCCGCTCGGCCGTGCCGCGCCAGCGGGCCGTGCCCGCGCGGGGAGCGGAGCTGCGGCACGTGGTGCGGCTGAGGCGCCAGGCCGCGGGCGCCCGGCCTGCCACGCCCTCGGGCTTCGAGGATGGCATGCCCTCCTCCCAGTACCCCTGGGCCATCGTGTGGGGCCCCACGGTGTCGGATGAGGACGGAGGGGACACAAACTCAGCCAACCCGGGCTTCCCGCCGCTGGGATACACCTTTGTCTCGCCGCACGGGATGGCGACGGCGCAGCCCAACTCCCACTCGCTCCTGCACAACGCGGGGCTCAACCTGCGCGAGACCCCAGCCACGCTGCGGCCCTTTCTGTTCGGGCCCCGCGGGGAAG GTGTGGACCCCCAGCTGTACGTCACCATCACCATCTCCATAATCATTGTCCTGGTTGCCACTGGAATCATATTCAAGTTCTG CTGGGACCGAAATCAGAAGCGCCGGCGTCACTCGGGGCAGCAGAGCAgcgggaggcagcaggagagccagCAGCCCCTCACAGACCTCTCCCCCACCACCGTCAGCATCCTGGGGCCCTACGGCGACCCCCTGACCCCCACGCCTGAGGCGGAGGAGTCCAGGAGGGGGCAGGAGGGTGCAGAGAAACTGGGTGGCCACGGGAAGAATGCAGCATTCCAGCTCAACCG AATCCCACTGGTGAACCTGTGA
- the COPS7A gene encoding COP9 signalosome complex subunit 7a, whose amino-acid sequence MAAEGKVTGQSQEQFLLLAKAARGAALASLIHQVLEAPGIYVFGELLDMPAVRELADSEFSPVFRLLTIFAYGTYADYLAEAANLPPLTEAQKNKLRHLSVVTLAAKIKCIPYSVLLEQLQLKNVRQLEDLVIEAVYADVLRGSLDQRNQRLEVDYSIGRDIRREELSTITRTLQEWCQGCEVVLSGIEEQVSRANQHKEQQLALKQQIESEVANLKKTIKVTTAAAAAATSQDPEQHLTELREPAPGTNQRQASKKTSKAKGLRGSTKIWSKSN is encoded by the exons ATGGCGGCCGAGGGCAAGGTGAcggggcagagccaggagcagttcctgctgctggccaaggcgGCCCGCGGCGCCGCGCTCGCCAGTCTGATCCACCAGGTGCTGGAGGCCCCGGGCATCTACGTGTTCGGGGAGCTGCTGGACATGCCCGCCGTCCGCGAG CTGGCCGACAGCGAGTTCTCCCCCGTGTTCCGCCTCCTCACCATCTTCGCCTACGGCACCTACGCGGATTACCTGG CTGAAGCAGCAAACCTCCCTCCCTTGACAGAGGCCCAGAAGAACAAACTGAGGCACCTGTCAGTCGTCACTCTGGCTGCCAAGATCAAG TGCATCCCCTACtcggtgctgctggagcagttgCAGCTGAAGAACGTGCGGCAGCTGGAGGACCTGGTGATTGAGGCTGTGTATGCAGATGTGCTGCGAGGGAGCTTGGATCAACGGAACCAGCGCCTGGAGGTGGATTACAGCATTGGGAGGGACATCCGGAGGGAGGAGCTTAGCACCATCACCCGCACATTGCAGGAGTG gtgccagggctgtgaggTTGTGCTCTCGGGCATCGAGGAGCAGGTCAGCAGGGCCAACCagcacaaggagcagcagctggcccTGAAGCAGCAGATCGAGAGCGAG GTGGCAAACCTGAAGAAGACCATTAAAGTGACAACAGCAGCCGCTGCAGCAGCCACATCCCAGGACCCAGAGCAGCACCTCACggagctccgggagccggccCCTGGCACCAACCAGCGCCAGGCGAGCAAGAAAACCTCCAAGGCCAAGGG GCTCCGAGGCAGCACGAAGATTTGGTCTAAATCAAACTAG